Sequence from the Thunnus maccoyii chromosome 11, fThuMac1.1, whole genome shotgun sequence genome:
tttaattttttataaaCAACTGTATGCATAATTGTGAACTTTAACCACTACTGAAATTAATCcccatttttctttattatttttttggtcTGCATTTTTTCAGCACTAGCCACtgaatgtatttacattctgtatatacacacactgtatatttagtagttttcattgttgTCTGCGCTGGATTCAAATTGTCTTCACACGCATGAGCAGTTCACAGGAAATGACAGACGCATGAAATCCAGCATTATGGTTTTTAATTTGATCCCACTGATATAAGCCTCACAGTCTACTGTTCACTCTGCTAACAGTTTACCAGAGCTGTGAGTCAGTACAgtgatgtttgttgttgctgttgctgttgcagCAGATACCATTTGTTTgcattgaaatattttatttttaatatatatattttattcttaatGCATATGGTTTGAATTcccttctttgtttttttcaagtggtgcaatttaaacattttttttttttttagaaaatttcAGTATCTGAGGTTTCCAGTCATGTATCTAGATTTCTCTTTCTTGGGTTATGATTGGTGAGTGACAAGAAATAACCTGCTGGGACAGAGATGTGATTAATTCAATCAGGCTCGACTGATTACTGTTGTTAGCCCTGATGTTCAAGTTTAAATTTTACATCTTGAATTTTGGTGTCTAAGTGTAGTCTCGGCCTTCATTTAAAGCAAACCTGACTTGAATTTTTAGATCTTGAAACCTTCTGGAAATTACAAAGAGGGGAATTCAAACCATGTAAAGCCAGACAGATGGTAGTACTATATTATAATTCTAGAAATTCAATGGTACtaaatttaaattacattttttaacagtggtGGTTAAATTACAATAAAGTATTCAGTTGTTTATAAAATTCTAATTACTACGGCCTGTGTTTCCATGAACCCTCCTCCCTATTTAtttgttcaaattcaaaatgtatGCAATGAGTTCTTTGTGgtttgagaaactggaatttTAATGGTAGAAGAAACCACAGTTAGAACAATGAGACTGAGTTGTTAATTTTAAAGTTTATGTTCTGATGTCCAAGGATTTTGATTAGAGTATTACAACCTGGCAAACATACAGAGTGAAGTCTGAAGTTATGTTTTCACCATGGTGGACCAGGAGGTTAATGTTCACAAGATTTATAGACGTATGCAGATGACTGGAGTGTTTCTTCCAAGTGAAAACATTAGACATGTTAGGAACAATACAAGACAGGCAAAAGCGGCAGTTTTATAAATCCGGCATGATAGTAGCTACGGTTTCAATAATGTTGACAGGAACATCACAAAGATTCAAATAGAATAGATTACATTTAACACTGATAGCCTTGACAGTCTATTGACAGTCCGTACCACCATCCAGAGGCTGGCCAAACCTTTCTCCTTGGTCTTCTTTCGTTCACAGGTTCCCTTTACACTGTCTGCcactatgtttttattgttcacCTGATGAGCTCTCCTGTCAGCATTCGTCATGTTTTACACGGCTAGATGAAAGTCTGCAGGGagtgtgtaaaatgttattGGGTGAATAAGCACGGCGCAGGTGCTCGTCTATACATCCACCACATGTCTGAGCTTTTGTGGACCCGTTGCTTCTTATTGAGCCTCATCTTTTCCCATGCTGCTTTTTAATGAggcatgttgttttgttgtcaaATGCATGGTGGGTTTTTTATGGAGCTGGCAGAAGGCTGTTACAGACATTTGTAATGAGCTCTCTTACTGCGGTTCATGAGCGTGTGTGTTATGAATTACAGAGGCCTGTAATGAGTGCAGCGTGTCTCCGCAGCGAGGAGGGTCTCCAACCGGCCTGTGGGAGCAGCAGTTTGTGGTGTCTGGCCTTGTGTGCTGGAGAAATATGCTTCATATGATTTGCACTGATTGAATGCACATAATGGAGAGGGTAAATTCTGTTCTGTCTGAATCCCAAGGGCACATCAATTTTAAGGCCTACATGAGGGTGGTACGCTTGCTCCAAATGATCACTCCCAAGATGATAACAAGCATCTTGAGCGGCTGTCCTCTGGGGCAATATTTTGATCCAATAATCAACCAAAATGCTCTGGATAGCTTTACAGTGAGGCCCGAGGCCAATAACAATGCTGGGTCTACAGAGTTTTGAGGATATGGGAGGGTGCTGCTCCCCTGCTCAGCTGCACTCCTCACAGTTGCAGGCTAGGATGTATCTGTAAGTGGCCGTAATACGAGTCCCGCCGGCGCAGCGCAGCCTCACTGCCTTCAGCTTGGAGGTGTGGGGcctgcagcaggagcaggtgCTTTTGAATGGCTGTTTGAGCACCGAGCTGAAGGAGATGAGGGGGTCGGAACGGGTCGTATGGCTGCAGTGGCCCTCGCAGCGCGCCAGCAACACCATCTGGAACACAGCATGCAGAAAAGGCAATGTTAAGAAAGTACAGACAAGTCATTCACCCAGGTTCTTCATGACCTTCACGCCCTGTCAGGGATGAGAAAAAAGGTTCTCTGGGTACAATGAGGCAGTGTTTGAGTCTAAAAGTTAGTCGTCCGTTTGCGTTCAGAATGTCTCCCACGTTAAGTCTCCCAGCCTCAGTCCTGCACCTGCAAACTGAGAGATATCAACGAGACCAGTCACTCACTCCTACACCTGCTGCAGCTCAAAGCTCAGggtcacacacagtcatttgcaTGAGGTTTGCATTTGAAGCTCATATCTTGTCCCTTTTTTTGCATCCAGAGTCATGTACGATGCAAGCTATCCTGTGCTGATACT
This genomic interval carries:
- the LOC121906778 gene encoding norrin: MKPSITVGSPSGLLLVLMCCPLLGLVHSASSNKASDKGHPHLGDTDPERCMRHHFVETITHPIYKCNSKMVLLARCEGHCSHTTRSDPLISFSSVLKQPFKSTCSCCRPHTSKLKAVRLRCAGGTRITATYRYILACNCEECS